A stretch of Crossiella cryophila DNA encodes these proteins:
- a CDS encoding ATP-dependent Clp protease proteolytic subunit, protein MRAGSAGLTLNDSVYERLLRERIIVLGSQVEENIANQICAQLLLLAAEDDERDIYLYINSPGGSVTAGMAIYDTMELIKPDVATVAMGLAASMGQFLLSAGARGKRSALPHARIMMHQPSAGLGGTAADIAIQAEMLIKHKQEMAELIATQTGQPVEKIVVDSDRDRWFTAEEAKEYGFIDHVATSASQLPRG, encoded by the coding sequence ATGCGGGCAGGCAGCGCAGGGCTGACGCTCAACGACTCGGTGTACGAGCGGCTGCTCCGTGAGCGCATCATCGTCCTGGGTTCCCAGGTCGAGGAGAACATCGCGAACCAGATCTGCGCTCAGCTGCTGCTGCTCGCGGCCGAGGACGACGAGCGCGACATCTACCTCTACATCAACTCCCCCGGTGGCTCGGTCACCGCGGGCATGGCGATCTACGACACCATGGAGCTGATCAAGCCCGACGTGGCCACCGTGGCCATGGGCCTGGCCGCCTCGATGGGTCAGTTCCTGCTCTCCGCGGGCGCCAGGGGCAAGCGGTCCGCCCTGCCGCACGCGCGGATCATGATGCACCAGCCCTCGGCCGGGCTGGGCGGCACCGCCGCGGACATCGCGATCCAGGCGGAGATGCTGATCAAGCACAAGCAGGAGATGGCCGAGCTGATCGCGACGCAGACCGGGCAGCCGGTGGAGAAGATCGTCGTCGACTCCGACCGCGACCGCTGGTTCACCGCGGAGGAGGCCAAGGAGTACGGCTTCATCGATCACGTGGCCACCTCCGCCAGCCAGCTGCCGCGCGGCTGA
- the tig gene encoding trigger factor: MKSTVEQLSPTRVRINVEVPFDELKASFDRAYRKLAKQVRIPGFRPGKAPARVLETRLGRGVVLDEVVNEAIPAKYLEAVNAGEVKTLGRPDIEVTKIEDGQSLEFTAEVDIRPEITVPAFGELAVSVDDVEVTDEDVASQLDELRARFGSLVGVERPADTGDFVSVDLSATVDGNEVEDARTNGLSYEIGSGQLVDGIDEALVGASAGETKSFTTTLVAGEHAGREAAVNVTVQTVKERQLPELDDEFAQLASEFDTLDELKADLQTRLGRVKAMQQGMEARDKVLEALLEATEVPMPETAVDAEIEVRKHDAVHRFEHDEARFAEWLATQDKTVEQFDAETRAESERTVKTQLVLDAIADAEQTTVSDNELTERIVYQAQSFGISPDEYVQRAQQSGQLGAIYADVRRGKALAGVVAQATVTDASGNKVDLDELFGNVNKKDEAEQAEATAE; this comes from the coding sequence GTGAAGAGCACCGTCGAGCAGCTGAGCCCGACGCGCGTCCGGATCAACGTCGAGGTGCCGTTCGACGAGCTCAAGGCGAGCTTCGACCGGGCATACCGCAAGCTGGCCAAGCAGGTCCGGATCCCGGGCTTCCGTCCGGGCAAGGCACCCGCGCGGGTGCTGGAGACCCGACTTGGCCGTGGCGTTGTCCTGGACGAGGTCGTCAACGAGGCCATCCCCGCGAAGTACCTCGAAGCCGTCAACGCCGGCGAGGTGAAGACGCTGGGCCGCCCGGACATCGAGGTCACCAAGATCGAGGACGGGCAGAGCCTGGAGTTCACCGCCGAGGTCGACATCCGTCCGGAGATCACCGTGCCCGCCTTCGGCGAGCTGGCCGTCTCCGTCGACGATGTCGAGGTCACCGACGAGGACGTGGCGAGCCAGCTCGATGAGCTGCGCGCCCGCTTCGGCAGCCTGGTCGGCGTCGAGCGCCCGGCCGACACCGGTGACTTCGTCTCGGTCGACCTGTCCGCCACGGTGGACGGCAACGAGGTCGAGGACGCCCGCACCAACGGCCTGTCCTACGAGATCGGCTCCGGCCAGCTCGTGGACGGTATCGACGAGGCACTGGTCGGCGCTTCCGCCGGGGAGACCAAGTCGTTCACCACCACCCTGGTGGCCGGTGAGCACGCCGGTCGCGAGGCCGCGGTCAACGTCACCGTGCAGACCGTCAAGGAGCGGCAGCTGCCCGAGCTGGACGACGAGTTCGCCCAGCTGGCCAGCGAGTTCGACACCCTGGACGAGCTGAAGGCCGACCTGCAGACCCGGCTCGGCCGGGTCAAGGCCATGCAGCAGGGCATGGAGGCCAGGGACAAGGTCCTCGAGGCGCTGCTGGAGGCCACCGAGGTCCCGATGCCGGAGACCGCGGTGGACGCCGAGATCGAGGTCCGCAAGCACGACGCGGTGCACCGCTTCGAGCACGACGAGGCCCGGTTCGCCGAGTGGCTGGCCACCCAGGACAAGACCGTCGAGCAGTTCGACGCGGAGACCCGCGCCGAGTCCGAGCGCACGGTCAAGACCCAGCTGGTGCTGGACGCGATCGCGGACGCCGAGCAGACCACCGTCTCGGACAACGAGCTGACCGAGCGCATCGTCTACCAGGCGCAGAGCTTCGGCATCAGCCCGGACGAGTACGTGCAGCGGGCCCAGCAGTCCGGCCAGCTCGGCGCGATCTACGCCGACGTGCGCCGCGGCAAGGCCCTGGCCGGCGTGGTGGCCCAGGCCACCGTCACCGACGCCTCCGGCAACAAGGTCGACCTGGATGAGCTGTTCGGCAACGTGAACAAGAAGGACGAGGCCGAGCAGGCCGAAGCCACCGCGGAGTGA
- a CDS encoding ATP-dependent Clp protease proteolytic subunit, which produces MSELYRPQSRYVLPSFVERTSYGVKESNPYNKLFEERIIFLGVQIDDASANDVMAQLLFLESDDPDRDITMYINSPGGSFTSLMAIYDTMQYIRPDIATFCLGQAASAAAVLLAAGTPGKRGALPNARIMIHQPSTEGVYGQVSDLEIQAREIDRIRRQLESTLARHTERTPEQVRQDIDRDKILTAAEAKDYGIVDTVLPYRKLSAQS; this is translated from the coding sequence ATGAGCGAGCTTTACCGCCCTCAGTCCCGTTACGTGCTGCCGTCGTTCGTGGAACGCACCAGCTACGGGGTCAAGGAGTCCAACCCCTACAACAAGCTCTTCGAGGAGCGGATCATCTTCCTCGGGGTGCAGATCGACGACGCCTCGGCGAACGATGTCATGGCGCAGTTGCTGTTCCTGGAGTCCGACGACCCGGACCGCGACATCACGATGTACATCAACTCGCCGGGTGGTTCCTTCACCTCGCTGATGGCCATCTACGACACCATGCAGTACATCCGCCCGGACATCGCGACCTTCTGCCTCGGCCAGGCCGCCTCCGCGGCCGCCGTGCTGCTGGCCGCGGGCACTCCAGGTAAGCGGGGCGCGCTGCCGAACGCGCGGATCATGATCCACCAGCCCTCCACCGAGGGCGTGTACGGTCAGGTGTCGGACCTGGAGATCCAGGCCCGGGAGATCGACCGCATCCGCCGTCAGCTCGAGTCCACCCTGGCCCGGCACACCGAGAGGACGCCGGAGCAGGTTCGCCAGGACATCGACCGCGACAAGATCCTGACCGCGGCCGAGGCCAAGGACTACGGCATCGTGGACACCGTGCTGCCGTACCGGAAGCTGTCCGCCCAGTCCTGA